In the Phaseolus vulgaris cultivar G19833 chromosome 7, P. vulgaris v2.0, whole genome shotgun sequence genome, one interval contains:
- the LOC137830763 gene encoding protein SMAX1-LIKE 3, whose translation MRTGSCAVQQGLTQEAATIVKQAVTLAKRRGHAQVTPLHVAHTMLSITNGLLRTACLQSHSHPLQCKALELCFNVALNRLPASTASSPMLQGSHHHHSHACPSISNALVAAFKRAQAHQRRGSIENQQQPLLAVKIELEQLIISILDDPSVSRVMREAGFSSTQVKSNVEQAVSLEICSQNNGSDNSNAKAKEESSSGEKEKEKEKGLVLDPIRGEDVASVIENLGSERKRSVVIVGECVSSLESVVRGVMEKVDKGDGGESLRGVKFLPLSLSSFGSVSRVEVEEKVEEIRRVVKGSEDGKGYVLYLGDLKWVLDYRGGGSQGRGCYCGVEHMVMEIGKLVSEVEENGGRFWLMAVATFQAYMRCKIGQPSLETLWDLHPITVPAGTLRLSLITDSGQQNEPINKKADNRTSWLLLEGVGDDEKQQPCFAEPSTKNETEIRSFQSSTCNSDSSTSTLPAWLQQYKNENKGITYNDQNCVPVGELCKKWNSMCSSIQKQPYSCDKTLTLSSVSPSSSTSGFSYEQQHSNQEWQGASPKDLLNNHHFWISNNGCSNPNEPTLRVYIPESKDATTTQPFSSPNPNSASSSDVMEVEHVSRFKEFNSENMKTLCNALEKKVTWQKDIIPEIATTVLQCRSGTVRRKGKARNGEELKEDTWLVFQGVDVEAKEKITRELARLVFGSRNDVVSIALSSFASTRADSSDDYSRKKRWREERSCSYIERFAEAVMKNPHRVFVVEDIEQADYCSQLGFKRAMERGRVKDSNGEEIALCDAIIILSCESFSSRSRTCSPSVKQRSFTEEEHNGDIGALDLNISIDDENEVEDRSVDEIGLLEFVDRKIMFNFQEL comes from the exons ATGAGAACAGGAAGCTGCGCCGTGCAACAGGGTCTAACCCAGGAAGCTGCAACCATAGTGAAGCAAGCAGTAACACTCGCCAAGCGTCGTGGGCACGCGCAAGTCACGCCTCTCCACGTGGCACACACCATGCTCTCCATCACCAACGGCCTTCTCAGAACCGCGTGTCTCCAATCCCACTCTCACCCTCTTCAGTGCAAGGCTTTGGAGCTCTGCTTCAACGTGGCGCTCAACCGGTTACCGGCTTCAACCGCCTCCAGCCCCATGTTGCAAGGCTCCCACCACCACCACTCTCACGCCTGTCCCTCCATCTCAAACGCTCTGGTTGCCGCGTTCAAACGCGCTCAAGCGCACCAGCGACGTGGATCCATCGAGAATCAACAGCAACCTCTTCTGGCAGTGAAGATAGAACTGGAGCAACTCATTATTTCGATCTTGGATGACCCCAGTGTGAGCCGCGTCATGAGGGAGGCTGGGTTCTCCAGCACTCAAGTGAAAAGCAACGTTGAGCAAGCGGTTTCTCTGGAAATATGCTCTCAGAATAATGGTAGTGATAACAGTAATGCTAAGGCAAAGGAAGAGAGTAGTAGtggagagaaagagaaagagaaagagaaagggttGGTGTTGGATCCCATTAGGGGTGAGGATGTTGCTAGTGTGATTGAGAATCTGGGgagtgagagaaagagaagtgTTGTGATAGTGGGAGAGTGTGTGAGTAGTTTGGAGAGTGTGGTTAGAGGAGTGATGGAAAAGGTTGATAAAGGGGATGGTGGTGAGAGTCTGAGGGGTGTGAAGTTTCTCCCTCTTTCACTTTCTTCTTTTGGGAGTGTTTCGAGAGTTGAAGTTGAGGAAAAGGTTGAAGAGATTAGGAGGGTTGTGAAGGGAAGTGAAGATGGGAAAGGGTATGTTTTGTACTTGGGAGATCTTAAATGGGTGTTGGATTATAGAGGTGGTGGATCACAAGGGAGAGGGTGTTATTGTGGTGTGGAGCACATGGTGATGGAGATTGGGAAGCTTGTGAGTGAGGTTGAAGAGAATGGTGGAAGGTTTTGGTTGATGGCTGTTGCCACTTTTCAAGCTTACATGAGATGCAAAATTGGGCAGCCATCGTTGGAGACTCTTTGGGATCTTCATCCCATTACTGTCCCTGCCGGAACCTTGCGCTTGAGTCTCATCACTGACAG TGGTCAACAAAATGAGCCCATAAACAAGAAAGCTGACAACAGAACTAGCTGGCTCTTACTGGAAGGAGTGGGGGATGATGAGAAACAACAACCTTGCTTCGCAGAACCTTCCACCAAGAATGAGACCGAAATTCGAAGCTTCCAAAGCAGTACTTGTAATAGTGACTCCTCAACTTCAACCCTCCCTGCATGGCTCCAACAGTACAAAAATGAGAATAAAGGAATCACCTACAATGATCAG AACTGTGTCCCAGTGGGAGAGCTATGCAAAAAGTGGAACTCTATGTGCAGTTCAATCCAAAAGCAACCTTATTCTTGTGACAAAACCCTCACACTGTCCTCAGTATCACCCTCTTCCTCAACCTCAGGCTTCTCATACGAACAACAACATTCTAATCAAGAGTGGCAAGGAGCTTCACCCAAAGATTTATTGAACAACCACCATTTCTGGATCTCAAACAACGGTTGCAGCAACCCCAACGAACCCACTTTGCGAGTGTACATTCCAGAGAGCAAGGACGCCACCACAACGCAACCCTTCTCATCTCCCAACCCTAATTCCGCTTCTTCCAGTGACGTCATGGAAGTGGAGCACGTGAGCAGGTTCAAGGAGTTCAACTCGGAGAACATGAAAACACTCTGCAATGCCTTGGAGAAAAAGGTGACGTGGCAGAAGGATATAATACCAGAAATCGCCACCACCGTTTTGCAGTGCCGTTCTGGCACGGTGAGGAGAAAAGGAAAAGCGAGAAACGGCGAAGAACTGAAAGAAGACACGTGGCTGGTGTTCCAAGGTGTTGACGTCGAAGCAAAAGAGAAAATAACACGAGAATTGGCTCGTCTCGTTTTCGGGTCCCGCAACGACGTGGTTTCCATAGCGTTGAGTAGTTTCGCGTCAACGAGAGCAGATTCAAGCGATGATTATAGCAGGAAGAAAAGATGGAGAGAAGAAAGAAGTTGCAGTTACATTGAGAGGTTCGCAGAAGCAGTGATGAAGAACCCTCACAGAGTGTTTGTTGTTGAAGATATAGAGCAAGCGGATTATTGTTCTCAACTTGGTTTCAAAAGGGCCATGGAGAGAGGAAGAGTTAAGGATTCAAACGGTGAAGAGATTGCACTTTGCGACGCAATCATCATTCTCAGCTGTGAAAGTTTCAGTTCAAGGTCAAGAACTTGTTCTCCTTCGGTCAAACAAAGATCGTTTACCGAGGAAGAACACAATGGTGACATTGGTGCTTTGGATTTGAATATTTCCATTGATGATGAGAACGAGGTTGAGGATCGATCGGTGGATGAAATTGGGCTTCTTGAATTCGTGGACAGAAAGATTATGTTCAACTTTCAGGAATTGTGA
- the LOC137830764 gene encoding protein TRANSPARENT TESTA 9-like has product MLRSLWRSIDRFSVQHFQYVINELRKIKVVDQNNRELVMDLLQSVVEIVMYGDRQDPHIFECFMERQVLADFVHILKISQDSKIEAPLLQYLSIMIQNMDSEHSIYYCFSNGYINKIISHPFKFDGGDLAPYYVSFLRAISCKINRDTLCLLVNIQGDAVVSFPLYTEALRFAQHEEKMIHTAIRALVLNIYNVSDDKVYQFISTPPVSEYFSHLICRLKDLCFRLDAFIYDKEKMDTQKRRNGIILESDKIADELYYLKDILSVGEPRLTRLVMENLLNGLLFPLQCSFMASKNKNGSDLSAITSLYIISRLLQVVGGRSTINNVACDILYHILNFNVRSPSEGNTSDFHDDIDTFSKFLNEVEKVISHAPDSNGSQSINETYLGAHWEGFMSRINIYSLNHEICSKRSGIFAFLFCKDQSLLLASISLLLILTDSKDLDCHLSLMSQLSEMGDEMTNGTPTSKTVDGSIFTKYMPEILKALLNVLAFQQPLSIMMLWHAGWCLQKLLIFHKMGLDGDNLLLFTTSYDRSRVKFMKELDGVWLDHIPDTLITELASCKRVLEQSSQHKDPLFMLELVLHQQPANGQTASYFAWQRMVDAVKAFVLQIQLRTFIFKGELLEKPLLNMISSSTNDSGVIRASNISSASFGSNVSLESGIPCGIAFSNSEIRDIYVIPVASGITGKLVLAEKHPFRSRHGVVIAIAPLAGLCPKIDEEHSSWLHLRIREFDPQFYSMKARRNHLSMPDDHTADGRWTLGFPNARACEEAQLAILNEMGKQRSAVEYMLAPLLEDDFGLAENSASLSC; this is encoded by the exons ATGTTGCGCTCTCTCTGGCGATCCATCGATCGCTTCTCCGTTCAACACTTCCA ATATGTAATAAATGAACTGCGGAAGATCAAAGTTGTGGACCAAAATAACAGA GAGCTGGTGATGGATTTATTGCAGTCTGTTGTGGAGATTGTGATGTACGGCGATAGGCAAGATCCGCACATTTTTGA atGTTTCATGGAGCGCCAAGTGCTGGCGGACTTCGTTCACATTCTTAAGATCAGTCAAGATTCGAAAATTGAGGCACCACTGCTTCAGTATCTTAGCATAATGATTCAAAACATGGACAGTGAACATTCAATTT ACTATTGCTTCAGCAATGGTTATATCAACAAGATTATTTCACATCCCTTCAAATTTGATGGAGGAGACCTTGCTCCATACTATGTTTCTTTCCTAAG GGCTATTAGCTGCAAAATAAATAGGGACACACTTTGCCTTCTTGTGAATATTCAGGGG GATGCTGTAGTCTCCTTTCCCTTGTATACTGAAGCTCTAAGATTTGCTCAGCATGAAGAAAAGATGATTCATACAGCTATACGTGCGTTGGTTCTGAACATCTATAACG TGAGTGATGACAAGGTCTATCAATTTATATCAACTCCTCCAGTTTCAGAATATTTCTCTCACCTGATTTGTAGATTAAAAGATCTATGCTTTCGCTTAGATGCTTTTATCTATGATAAAGA GAAAATGGACACTCAGAAAAGAAGGAATGGGATTATTCTTGAATCTGACAAAATTGCGGATGAACTGTACTACTTGAAagacattcttagtgttggcgAGCCTCGTTTGACTAGACTGGTTATGGAAAATCTTTTGAACGGTCTTCTGTTTCCTCTACAATGTTCATTTATGGCTTCAAAGAATAAAAAT GGATCTGACTTATCTGCTATCACTTCGCTATATATCATATCCCGCCTTCTCCAGGTTGTTGGTGGAAGAAGCACGATTAACAATGTGGCTTGTGATATTTTGTATCATATTTTGAACTTCAATGTGAGAAGTCCGAGTGAAGGGAATACTTCTGATTTCCATGATGATATTGATACCTTTTCAAAGTTCTTGAATGAAGTGGAAAAAGTTATATCTCATGCTCCTGATTCAAATGGATCTCAAAGTATCAATGAGACCTATTTAGGTGCTCATTGGGAGGGTTTCATGTCTAGAATTAATATTTATAGTCTAAATCATGAAATTTGTTCCAAAAG GAGTGGAATATTTGCTTTTCTTTTCTGTAAGGATCAAAGCCTATTGTTAGCTTCAATATCTCTGTTGCTTATCCTGACTGACAGTAAAG ATCTTGATTGTCACTTGTCTCTAATGAGTCAGCTATCTGAGATGGGGGATGAGATG ACTAATGGCACACCAACATCTAAGACTGTGGATGGAAGTATCTTCACTAAATATATGCCTGAG ATTTTAAAAGCACTGTTGAACGTTTTAGCCTTCCAGCAACCCCTCTCAATAATGATGCTATGGCATGCGGGGTGGTGCCTGCAAAAGCTACTCATCTTCCATAAAATGGGACTTGACGGCGATAATCTCCTCCTATTCACT ACTTCCTATGATCGGTCACGTGTAAAGTTTATGAAAGAACTCGATGGAGTTTGGTTAGATCATATTCCAGATACACTAATTACAGAATTGGCAAGCTGTAAAAGAG TTCTTGAACAATCTTCACAACATAAAGATCCATTATTCATGTTGGAGCTTGTTCTTCACCAACAACCGGCCAATG GTCAAACCGCTTCATATTTTGCTTGGCAAAGGATGGTTGATGCAGTGAAG GCTTTTGTTCTCCAGATCCAGttgaggacatttattttcaaaGGTGAATTGCTTGAAAAGCCATTATTGAACATGATTTCCAGTTCTACCAATGATTCTGGAGTAATTCGTGCTTCAAATATTTCATCTGCTAGCTTCGGGTCCAATGTTTCGCTGG AGTCCGGCATACCTTGTGGAATTGCATtttcaaattctgaaattaggGATATATATGTAATTCCAGTAGCAAGCGGAATAACTGGAAAATTGGTTCTAGCAGAGAAGCACCCATTCCGCAGTCGACATGGAGTTGTGATTGCGATTGCTCCGTTGGCAGGGTTATGT CCCAAGATAGATGAGGAGCACTCCTCATGGTTGCATCTTCGAATTAGAGAGTTTGACCCACAGTTTTATTCAATGAAAGCTAGAAGAAACCACCTGAGCATGCCTGATGATCATACGGCAGATGGGAGATGGACCCTTGGTTTCCCAAATGCAAGAGCTTGTGAGGAAGCTCAGTTAGCGATTCTGAATGAAATGGGCAAGCAGAGATCAGCCGTGGAGTATATGCTTGCTCCATTACTTGAGGATGATTTTGGATTAGCTGAAAACTCAGCTAGTTTAAGTTGTTAG